A window of Zonotrichia leucophrys gambelii isolate GWCS_2022_RI chromosome 6, RI_Zleu_2.0, whole genome shotgun sequence genomic DNA:
agctggagagcagccccgtggaaagggacctgggggccCTGGTCAGTGGGAAGTTGACCATGAGCCAGCAGGAATCTgtgtcagaggaggtttaggctggatgtTGGGAAGAGgattttcacccagagggtggccaggcactggaacagaggagtggtcacagcaccaagcctgccaGAGTTCAATAcgtgtttggacaatgctctcaggcacacggtgtgattcttggggctgtcctgtgcagggccaggagctggactcgatgatcttcagaggtcccttccagctgaggatattctatgattctattacATCATGCTTCAGGAGAGAAAAACCCCtttacacattttaaattattgttcCTGTAGAACTTACAATCTTTCTTTAAAGTCTAGTTCACACAACATTACTGCATTATTGGACATGTCACTGAATTAAATATGACTACAGAATTCAATTACCATCAATGGGATCATGAAATACGTTATTTTCATCTGCAAAACTTCTGGTGCCTGAAATATTCCCATAATCAAATATTGGTCCTTCCAACAGGGTCACGATATCTATTCGATTAATTTTTGTCAATACAGAAGTTAAGgcatcagctgaaaaaaaaaaaagcaaaacacatcaGAAAAAGGTTCAGCATTGCAGAACTGTGTGATCATTTTTCTCAATTACATTCAAACTGCATTACTTACAAATTACTGTCATGTCCCAATGCCTTTGGTTCTAGCAAAGCCCAGCATTTGCCTGAGCAGTCATTCAGCTGCCTACTTATTCAACATACACATCTATTATGAGTCTACACTTTCTCCAAGTATAATTACATTACAACACAAAAGGCACAAAGAATAAGGTCAGATAGTTCTTAAAGAACATATTTACTTACTACTGacacaaaatattcttttactGGAGTGTAAAGGGAGAGTAAAAATCCTTTTACCATTCTGTTTTGAGGCAGAATATGCAGTCATGTAGGTAATAATGCATATAAGGCTATTCATGCAGTACATCATGAAATCTCATTTACAGTAATCCTGTTGTGAGAGCACAGTAATACTGGAAATCACTTCTACAGTGAAAGAGATCAAAGGAGACTCAAATGGTGTGTAGGAGTTGGTGGATCAGAGAAGGGTAACGAACACCATTCACACCTCACAAAAATCAACCCCTCTCTTTCAATTTGAGCAATTCAAGTGAAATGTACAGATGATAAACTCATAATCATCAGCACAGAATCAGCGTCTCCATCACTCCTCATAGGAGGAGTTTAGTCTTTTCCTATGACCTGCAAATTAGTGAGACTACCTAAACTTTCCAGGCAGTCATTTCCATGTTCTACATTCCTTGCTATTGGAAAGTTTTGCCTTTTATTGTCTTTACTGGAGCTCAAGTTCATTACCTGTTCTATCAGTTATGGATGTGGAGAACAGATCATTTCCTTCTGCATATATAGTGAATAAATATGACATATTTCTGACTCCTGGTAAAAATGCACCTGAAACTTCTTTTTTCATTGATGGTTTGTGAAGGACATTCATAATGTTTTCTTCAACTTGGCAACAACTGAAATGGGCTATAACTTATAAACAACAAAAGTAACTACTTGAACTTACTTGTAGCATTTTTCCCATCTCTGGTAAcccatttttttaataacatgaAGCTTTGAGCAATAAGAGAATTCGGGTTTTCTACTCGGATTTGATTTATTTCATCCACAGAAAAATTCAGTTCTCTTGCCAGTTctataaagacaaaaaaagcaagcgagaaaagaaaacaaacccaaaaacaccaaagaaagcaaaaatcccTCAATTGTGTTGTCAAGCTTAAAAAAACTAACTTTCATAAAAACTAACATAGGTCACAGAGACATCAACAAAACTCCCTGACACAAACTTTACAGATAACAATGAACATGGCATTATATCCCCATACTTCCTAAGCCTCTCAGCTCCTTGGGAGAACATCCCGACAGGAAAGCCATTCAGctattttctctttgatttaCCGAAAGATCAAGGAATAATTTCCTATTAGGCATCTTTGCCCAGCAACACATTGCACATTTTGGGAAGCTGTGAATTTGGCAGAGCCTGATGCAGTCTTGCTGCGTCTTTTGGTAAAAGAATACCTAAACACATGCAATAGCAAAGACAGATTTCAATATCAAAGCAGAAAAGCTTACCTGTCCAGCTAAGTCCTAGGTGATCAGCTACAATTGCCATCCTTATATCTGTCCGTTCACATGGACTCTGTGGACCTGTGATTTACAATTTCTCAATTAAAAAGGTTTTGCACAGAAAACCACAATACCGGATAATagtttataataaataatagcTTTAATTGACTAAGTTGACAGTGCTTATATTGTTTACTAGAATGGTTGTGTGACCTAATAAcctacaaaacaaaattttttcaCAACTTTTAGATTTTCACCTGTGTAAAGCCAAAATGTAAAACTACATGATGTCGTGTAATGAAACCAAACATGCTGACAATCTATCTGTTAGACTGTAGACAAGTTGTTGAATTACTGGTGAAAACCACCAAGGCCAGATTATTGTCTATTTTCTCTACTTTGACAGAACAAATATACTGTCACAAAAGACATCTTTCAATTTCTGAGTTACATCAATTTCTGAGTTACATGAATGTAGCTTTGGCATGCTTCACTAGCTTTCTACAGTACAGAATTTgtttgaaggaagaaaaaagagaataagaCAGCACATACAGATGACAATGACAGAATGAAAACTACAGTTAAGTCACTCCACAGGCAATCACAACAGTTCATGCACTAGGATCAACAAGTTGAAAGTTTTACAAACTAGGCTTGATCTCCACGAGGTGAGCCATGAGAGCTCCAGAAACCTGACTGCCTTCATTCTCACCAGTCCTCTtactcctcctcctctcacTGTCGGCCTTTTCACTCTTTGATTTTATAGATGCTGCCTCTGTTCTCATGTCTCTAGCAGACTTCGGTGTAATGGAAGGCAGGTAAACTTGAGTAGCTTCTGATAAGGATGTGTTCCTTGATGTACTGTCTTCTTCATCATCAGAGACCTCTGACTGcatctttttctcttcatcaGAAAGACGATCCACAAGCTTTAATGTCTCACCACTAATTCCCTTAAAATATTCAATAGAATGTTTACATACCTCCCTaagctgatttttctttactttaaCTGTTGTCATGGTGACGGAGGTAGATCTTACCTTTACTGGTAATTTAGAAGgaagttgttttggtttttctttctctacctGCTCTTGttttggcagggctggagtTCTTCTAGCTACATTACTCCTATGTGTGTTTTTTACAGGAATCCTAGACCTTGCTTCTAGACAGGGagaagaattattttgttttgctttgtcgGGCTTACTAGCCTCTTTCGCTTTACTCCCTGTATTGCTTTGGAGATTATTTTGGGAAAAGACTTGTTTTACTGAGCTGGCCTTTACAGGAAGCTTTGATTTTCCTCTAGCTCCTACCAACTCTGTTGACTTTTGCTGCTCTCCGTGTGGCTTTTGCTTATCTCTTACTCTGTGTCCTTGTGTTGTCCCTGTACCTTTTCCTGAAGTGCTTTTCGCTTGATTAGCTTTCTGGAGGGAACATTTCGGTTCCAAATGTTCTTTTAGCACTACATTACAGGGAATATCATCTGTAGGGACAGCAGATGAATCCaaattgttgttgttattaaaattatcttttggaaaatcagtgttttctgtttgcCTACAGCTCGTCTGGCTAGAAGCTGAACTCGCAATCACTTCTACAGTTTCATTTTCTAATCCCTCACCACTTGGCATCACAGCTTCTATCTTATCTGTCACTTCTCCAGGGCCATCTTTCTTCAGAGTCATGGTGGaagcagaaattcccattttaattGGTGTGCGCAATTTGGGATCAACTTTGGAAGCGTTTACTGCTGCCGATGATTTCTCCAGGGAGTTACTACCAAGTGTTTGTTCCATGCAATCTCCACTGGCCTGGATGCCGGGCTTATTTTCAACTGCTGTTGTTTCTACTGGTCTCTCTAGGGTTGTTTCTACagtgctgtcccctgcctgtggctgtgtgATGGCAGTGACTGTACTTTTATCCCCTTCCCCCTTGTCCCCTGACTTCCCTTCAGAAGTATGCTCACCAATCTGAAAAAATTGGAGTCTTTCTTCAACAAAATCCCTCTTGCTCATGTCAATTGCACCACTGCGAGTCATCTCAAACATCTTCCCCTCATGAAATGGGAAGGGGTTGGGCTCGCTAGTTGGCGTACTCTCATCTGTTGGAGTTCTGGCTGGTGTGGTGTCAGGTGTTGTTGCTTGAGATCTGTCTTCCACTGCCAGACCAAATGGCTTAGCCTCATCCTCCCTCGATTTAGTCTCAAACACTTCATCGTCACCTCGGTTATTCGACCACGGGTCAAAATCTAGACTCTTGGTGGCCACAGTTTTGAAGGGTGTCGCGAATTCTTCGTCTACTTTGTAACTGAAATACGAGTCAGGAAATACAGTCCTGTCAGGGTGTCTGccttccaaagagaaaaactgtGCCCCTGACTTCTTATCGCTCTTATCTCCAGCTTTGTCAGAAGATGGACCTTTGGAAGGTGTCTTGTCTTCTTCAGGGCCTACCTTGCCTTCCTCCTCAATGACTTCAAGCTTACTCTGGCTAAAGCAGCGATCAGTCTGCTTTAGAATGCCTTCTGTAGTCCATACGTCCTTTTTGGTTTCAACTGCCGGACCTGCAAGTTTAGAATCACTCTCAGTTAAACCATCATCTTCATCTTGCAAATCATAACCGTCCAGAGAGTCAATCTCTGTCGCATCGGTATCATGGGAGAATTCTGCAGTGGTTGCTATGGAACACTCTGTGACAGACTGGTCATTGTTACTCCCATTTTGCACTACATCATTCTGGGGTGAATCAACCCCATTGTCAAACTCATTGGGTTTCCCAGAAGTGGGATGTCCTAACTCTTTCTGTTTCTCAATCTTTTCAGGGGCTTTGGGTTTTGAGGTCTCTTTGTGGTCATCTTCCAGCTCTTTCAGTTTGAACGTATACTTTTTAAGCGGAACGGGCTGATAGAGGGATTCATCATCACTGGAGTCACTGACATCTGCTCCCGGTGGCACAGGAGAAGGTGGCTGCACTCTGATGACAGGTTCAGCCAGCTGGCACTTGTCGTGTTCATCTTGCAAGTTCACTTCAGTCATCTCCATCTCACTCTCAGTGGAATAATGAGGCTTCTTTTCTGATTCACCTTGATCTGCATCCAgtggtggaggaggagggaattCAATATAGGCAACTCTGTTACCTTTGGGTCTTTTGTTAGAGTCCTTATTTATGAGATTAGGTAATGTTTTGTCAATCTGTGGTTCCTCAACCTCTGCCTGTTTCACAGATGTTGTCTTAgcctctgcttcctcctctgaCTCCTCAGACACCTCAGGAATAGGGCTGGGCTTGCCTGGGATATAAGCTATTAGTGAGTCAGGTGTTTTAGATGTAAACTCGTAACTCACTTCCTCTGAACTCGGTGTTTCTGGTGTTAAAGGGCTTTTACCAGAGCTGTCTATAAAGGACACTTGTTCTAGCGTGTCATCCTCTGGACTACCTTGTGGAGAAGGAGGCTGTTTCTGCTGCCTAGCTGTGTAAAATGTCCCCCTCGTCTCTTGTACTGTCTTACTTTCCTGActgacaatttttttaatactacCTTGTTGCACCTCTTTCTCATATTGCTTTCCTACTTGAACAAAACTGACATAAACAGGTAAAgtcttaatttcttttactCCCTCAGTGCTCACTAGCGGTGCAACTTTATTCAAGTAATCACTGGCACCGGGGTCAGCTATGTCACTTGAAGGAAATTCCTTTCCTGGGCTACATTCTAAAGAATCTGGTGATTTGCTAGGGGATAGCTCTGTTTCCTCAGCAGGAGGACTTAGACCTATTGAGCTCTGCTGCTTGGTAACCTTTCTGATTTCTGAATGCTTTACTTTTTCATCTTCCACATAATCAATCTGCCTTTCAACTTTCTCCTGAATCACAGCTGATTGGGATACTTTAGCTGAAAGTTCATAGACACCATCAAGCATGGCTCTCTTCTCCTCAACAATTCTGACTGGGATATGGGACACAgcaatttcttctttccttttggaTACTTTATCAGCCACTTCACCATTACGTTCCCCCTCCCTGACAACAAATTCTCTGTATAAAACCCTTTTTGAGGGGGATTTTACAGTCAGTTCCTTCACTTCTTCCGAATGGATTCCATTTGAGGCCACTTTGTGCTCTGTCACAGTGATAAATTCACTTTTTTGGTCAGTTTTAGATTCAGCATGATCAACATGGTTTTCTTTTACTGTATCTGGAACCAGCACATGTgaaagcttttccttctgcGTTTTATGGTTAGAAGTTCCAGGACTTTCCCACGTCCTATAGATTTTTTTGTCCCAGTGTCCCTTCGCCGTTGAGTCTGAGCCATACACCAGGTCTTTTGCCCGTGGTTCTGAAATGCATTCTGCCACGCCTTTCCTCATCTCAGTTCTTTGTGTGTCTGAAGCACGAGAGTCTTCCACAGCTTTCCCTTTACCTGGAACAAGGTCTTCCTGTATTTTCACCTCTTTCTGTAAAGCTGTGCTCCCATCAATGACCTCTATTTGCTTTGCGTGCTTCTCTCTTGAATAGGACTGATACACTGGTAACTTACtttcttgcaatttttttaCTGGAATTTTGGACTGACCATCcagctttttctcttcttgagTTACGTCCTTACTTCTGGGACTTATACCTTGCTCAAATTTAAGCCTAATGGAACTGAGCTTTGATTGCTTCAGCTGAAATCCAGTCTCAGGCACTCCAGTCTGCTGAGCGCTTCCTTTGTGTTCCATAGTTCGTTTAGAGTCCTCTGCAGGTTGCACATATATCCTTTTTTCAGGACTGCTGGGCAAACTGGATGCTTTCCTTTCATCCACCTTGGGAAAGCACTTCCCATCGTGTGCATACTGCTTCACCTTACTCCAATCATCCCCAGATGATGGCAATTCAGAGAGCAGAACCTTctcggggctgctgctggcagagctctggctaGAATGTATTTCCTTGCCATTTTTtttatgctgctttttctctggAGACTGTAGCTCATCATTCAACTTCTCTGTTTTATCCCGAAAAAACTGGGATACTTCAGTcagtttttcttctgcctctttAACAGTCCTGTCCACCCTGTCTTCATATATCAACTTTTCTCTACCTCTGTCTAATCTGTCCTCAGTAAAGCGCATCCACATTGCATGTTTGTGACTACTAACATCTCCAGTGTAGTGTAACACTGTCACTTTATCATAATGATCCTCCTTAGACATTTTACCTACACCATTTTCAGATACATCTTTATAGATTTTGGAGATAATCTCTTTTTTGGGGGCAGTAGCTACTTTTTCTCTGCATCGTTTATCAGTCCCCTGTAACTCTACACTAAGGGGTAGAGCATGGTCAGTAACTGACTCCTCAGTATCAGAATGAGACACATCTAGCTTTTCTGAAAGAAGCATTTTCTCAGCAAACCTGTAAGACTCCCCTCTTAGTTCTGACAACTCATCATCATGGTATTCTACTGAGTGCTGACTCAAAAGCTTCAGTGTTTTGTAAGAGTCATCAGACATGAGTTGAGCAGAACTAGGGCGACTGTCTTCTTCCTGGGACACGGGAGTGTTAACTCTAGAGGATTCCAGATAAGAAGGAAGTGACTCTTCGGCCGTGAGCTCCTCTTCTTCTTGCTGACCTTGTTCGTCTGAACAAGGAAAAGCATCATGTTTTTCCAACTCTTTTAAGTTAATATCTCCCCGAGGTAAGTCTTTCTGATATAcatacatttctttttctggatgcttttttgtttctctaatAATGACTTCAGTAGGTTCAGCCTGATTACCTTGTTCAATATGGACCTCTATTATTCGCTCCAGTTTGGGTTTCATTTTGCTGTCCTTCTCTGCATGTTGTGGTGAAGTTTCAGCAGACTTGCTAACATCGGGCGTTACTGATGATTTATGTTCAAACAGACCTGCCAGTTCTTTGGAAGGGTCACGTCCAGACTGAAAGGCTTTCATTATGTCATGAACAGACATTGTTTCCTCAATTCTTTCAGAGGTGCTTTCTGTGCACGGAGGTTTATGATAAACCATCCTAGTTGTTGTAGTGATATGAGTTTCTTCTTTTACTCGGACACCTTTACCAAGGACGCACTTATGGTCGTCCTCTTCACTGCCACTGGCTTTCATTTGAAAAGCTTTAACCTTCTCTTTAATGGACCCAGAAGGTTTTTGCTCCAGCTCCATAAATGTAGGGGAAGGTTTTGAAGCTGGTAGCTCCTCTGCCTTCTGCTCTGGAATATCTTCCGAAGATGGTTCGTAGCTGCGGATGACGTGAACTACTTCAGTTCTTGTTTCTGTAATGACAGGAGGGATGGGCACATCATGGAAAAGTGGTTTTGGCCCTGTGCTTTCAGCACTTTGTGGGGCAGAAGGTGTCTTTTCGCTCCTCGTTTCAAAGCCACTGTCAGACAAGGGACTTTTATCTTGATCATGTTGAGAAAAGTCATCTGGAGACTCCAAAATAGTGTCTGTTCCAAAAAAGGAGTCTGCAATTTTACATAACTCCTTTTCCGATGTTGAAGGCCTCATGGAGGCTGGAGGCATTTTAAGTTTATGTTCCTGCAAAGCGATGGCTGGTTTTAAAATGCGCTTTTGTCTCTCTtcaccttcttttttcccctcttcaaaCTTGTACTTTATGTTTGTTAATGAACTGCTACCGATATCATTCGCTAAGTAATCAATAACTTTTGACAAGCTATAATCCTTTTCCGACAtggttttagttttaatttGGACCTTCTCTGGAACAGATATAGGAGGGCTTGTCAAAGCTTGCTGTCTCGCTTCATCAATCTCCTCTGTACTGAACTCTACCCAGTCATCCTCAGACAGGTGTCCTTGATCACTTTTGGGTACTTTAGCCGACCCTTTACTTTCTAAACACACATCCTTTTTCAGAATCTCACTAACTTTTACTAAGTcctcttttactttctcaacAATTTTAAAGGGCTCTTCATCATCAATTCTACCCTCTTTTGGTATGTCAGGTTGGAACGGCTTGTCCTCTGCGACATCTGTCTGCAATATCGCAGTCATTCTTATCAGATCCTCTTTCATTTCAGCAACATCTTTCAGTATCTCCTGACTGGAGGATAAGGAAGATGGTGTGGACAGTTTGAGAGCAGAGGGTGCTAAAAACAAGGATGATTTTATTGGAGATGAAGTTCGAGTAAAGGTAGGCTGCGTGCGCGCCTCTGTAGTCAATGTTTTAATAGGTGACAGTAATGCAGCGGCTGATTTTGTAAGCGAAGACGACTCTGGGAGCTTCTTTAATGCTGGTTCAGACAAAACATTGACTACAGAATATACTGGCACTGTTATTGTTGATGAAGTTACTGATGAGGTAGTTGCAGATATTGACCCAAGGGCTGTGTACAAAGCACCTGCAGGAGGAGTTCTCATTGACTGGAAAGCTGATGGTGCTGAAGACACAAATGACCTGAGTGGAGAAAATGACATTGTTGTAGCTGTTGAAAACACTCTCTCAGCCGTGTCAGCAACTGCGTTAGCAGCACAAGTTGCAGaatgtgcagctgcagagatctTGTCTTGAAAAACACCTGCAGCTTTGGATCCATTTATTAAGTTGGCAGAGGATGGGTATTTCAGAGGTGACACAGACCCATTGAGCAATGGTACATCTGTGTGCCCAGCTACATGTTTTGCTGGCGACGAGAGAGACGAGGCCATCATGACTTTAGTGGATGAAACAGCATCAACTGCTGACTTAGCAGGTGACACCACTGACTTTAGAGGGGACGATAAAAGTGAGGATGCTGATGTGATGACCGATTTAAGCGGCAAGCTCGAAGAGTACATGTTAATGTTGGATTTGGGGGATGCTGGAGGCGTCATGGTTATGGATGATCTCTCCAAGAGAGATCCTGCTGTAGTCACTGGAGATGTCCGAGAGGGGAATGTGGTAGTGGAGGCCAGCCCTTTGAGACTGGCAGCTTCTGTGACTGCGGGAGCTCTGATGAAAGAGCCTGAAGTGACCTGCATGTTGTAGGGAGGCTGCGAGACCACAGTTTTTATTGGCGAAGAGATTGTCCGAAACGATCTAATCGGAGATGCTACATCACTAACAGATTTAACTGAAGACGTGGTAGAAGCTCCTAACGTGGATTTGATTGGAGAAGTAGAAGAAACAGACCATATTGATTTTAATGGGGAAGCTGTAGGAGTGTTAGAGGAAGAGCTTGATAAGGAAGTGAAGCCTGATTTGGTTTGCCCAGGCACTGTAATTGGAGCTGTTGTCCATGACTGATATGGCCGTGTTGAAAAGAATGGCTTGTATGAGTAAGTAGCAGGTAGGGATCTTGTTGCTCCTGCACTCCGTTCAACTGTTTCTTAAATtgttaaattaaaatcaaacataaaaatcaacaaaaatgGTTGAAAAACAGAGAGACCAGAGAAGAAAATTGGTCAGTAAACGTTGTAATATTACAAAAAGC
This region includes:
- the ANK3 gene encoding ankyrin-3 isoform X13, with the translated sequence MAHAASQLKKNRDLEINAEEETEKKRKHRKRSRDRKKKSDTNASYLRAARAGNLEKALDYLKNGVDINISNQNGLNALHLASKEGHVEVVSELIQRGASVDAATKKGNTALHIASLAGQAEVVKVLVTNRANVNAQSQNGFTPLYMAAQENHLEVVKFLLDNGASQSLATEDGFTPLAVALQQGHDQVVSLLLENDTKGKVRLPALHIAARKDDTKAAALLLQNDHNADVESKMMVNRTTESGFTPLHIAAHYGNINVATLLLNRGAAVDFTARNDITPLHVASKRGNANMVKLLLDRGAKIDAKTRDGLTPLHCGARSGHEQVVEMLLDRGAPILSKTKNGLSPLHMATQGDHLNCVQLLIQHNVPVDDVTNDYLTALHVAAHCGHYKVAKVLLDKKANPNAKALNGFTPLHIACKKNRIKVMELLLKHGASIQAVTESGLTPIHVAAFMGHVNIVSQLMHHGASPNTTNVRGETALHMAARAGQTEVVRYLVQNGAQVEAKAKDDQTPLHISARLGKADIVQQLLQQGASPNAATTSGYTPLHLSAREGHEDVASVLLDHGASLSIITKKGFTPLHVAAKYGKIEVANLLLQKNASPDASGKSGLTPLHVAAHYDNQKVALLLLDQGASPHASAKNGYTPLHIAAKKNQMDIATTLLEYGADANAVTRQGIAPLHLASQDGHVDMVSLLLARSANVSLSNKSGLTPLHLAAQEDRVNVAEVLVNQGAAVDAQTKMGYTPLHVGCHYGNIKIVNFLLQHSAKVNAKTKNGYTPLHQAAQQGHTHIINVLLQHGAAPNELTVNGNTALAIAKRLGYISVVDTLKVVTEETMTTITVTEKHKMNVPETMNEVLDMSDDEVRKANAPEILSDAEYLSDVEEAGEDAMTGDTDKYLGPQDLKELGDDSLPAEGYMGFSLGARSASLRSFSSDRSYTLNRSSYARDSMMIEELLVPAKDQHLTFQREFDSDSLRHYSWAADTLDNVNLVSSPIHSGFLVSFMVDARGGSMRGSRHHGMRIIIPPRKCTAPTRITCRLVKRHKLASPPPMVEGEGLASRLVEMGPAGAQFLGPVIVEIPHFGSMRGKERELIVLRSENGETWKEHQYDSKHEDLTEILNGMDEELDSAEELEKKRICRIVTKDFPQYFAVVSRIKQESNQIGPEGGVLSSTTVPRVQAAFPEGALTKRIRVGLQAQPVPEEIVKKILGNKATFSPIVTVEPRRRKFHKPITMTIPVPPPSGEGVTNGYKGDTTPSLRLLCSITGGTSPAQWEDITGTTPLTFSNDCVSFTTNVSARFWLADCHQVLETVGLATQLYRELICVPYMAKFVIFAKMNDPVESNLRCFCMTDDKVDKTLEQQENFEEVARSKDIEVLEGKPIYVDCYGNLAPLTKGGQQLVFNFYAFKENRLPFSIKVRDTSQEPCGRLSFLKEPKTTKGLPQTAVCNLNITLPAHKKETESDQDDETEKADRRQNFVSLALRKRYSYLTEPGMKTVERSAGATRSLPATYSYKPFFSTRPYQSWTTAPITVPGQTKSGFTSLSSSSSNTPTASPLKSIWSVSSTSPIKSTLGASTTSSVKSVSDVASPIRSFRTISSPIKTVVSQPPYNMQVTSGSFIRAPAVTEAASLKGLASTTTFPSRTSPVTTAGSLLERSSITMTPPASPKSNINMYSSSLPLKSVITSASSLLSSPLKSVVSPAKSAVDAVSSTKVMMASSLSSPAKHVAGHTDVPLLNGSVSPLKYPSSANLINGSKAAGVFQDKISAAAHSATCAANAVADTAERVFSTATTMSFSPLRSFVSSAPSAFQSMRTPPAGALYTALGSISATTSSVTSSTITVPVYSVVNVLSEPALKKLPESSSLTKSAAALLSPIKTLTTEARTQPTFTRTSSPIKSSLFLAPSALKLSTPSSLSSSQEILKDVAEMKEDLIRMTAILQTDVAEDKPFQPDIPKEGRIDDEEPFKIVEKVKEDLVKVSEILKKDVCLESKGSAKVPKSDQGHLSEDDWVEFSTEEIDEARQQALTSPPISVPEKVQIKTKTMSEKDYSLSKVIDYLANDIGSSSLTNIKYKFEEGKKEGEERQKRILKPAIALQEHKLKMPPASMRPSTSEKELCKIADSFFGTDTILESPDDFSQHDQDKSPLSDSGFETRSEKTPSAPQSAESTGPKPLFHDVPIPPVITETRTEVVHVIRSYEPSSEDIPEQKAEELPASKPSPTFMELEQKPSGSIKEKVKAFQMKASGSEEDDHKCVLGKGVRVKEETHITTTTRMVYHKPPCTESTSERIEETMSVHDIMKAFQSGRDPSKELAGLFEHKSSVTPDVSKSAETSPQHAEKDSKMKPKLERIIEVHIEQGNQAEPTEVIIRETKKHPEKEMYVYQKDLPRGDINLKELEKHDAFPCSDEQGQQEEEELTAEESLPSYLESSRVNTPVSQEEDSRPSSAQLMSDDSYKTLKLLSQHSVEYHDDELSELRGESYRFAEKMLLSEKLDVSHSDTEESVTDHALPLSVELQGTDKRCREKVATAPKKEIISKIYKDVSENGVGKMSKEDHYDKVTVLHYTGDVSSHKHAMWMRFTEDRLDRGREKLIYEDRVDRTVKEAEEKLTEVSQFFRDKTEKLNDELQSPEKKQHKKNGKEIHSSQSSASSSPEKVLLSELPSSGDDWSKVKQYAHDGKCFPKVDERKASSLPSSPEKRIYVQPAEDSKRTMEHKGSAQQTGVPETGFQLKQSKLSSIRLKFEQGISPRSKDVTQEEKKLDGQSKIPVKKLQESKLPVYQSYSREKHAKQIEVIDGSTALQKEVKIQEDLVPGKGKAVEDSRASDTQRTEMRKGVAECISEPRAKDLVYGSDSTAKGHWDKKIYRTWESPGTSNHKTQKEKLSHVLVPDTVKENHVDHAESKTDQKSEFITVTEHKVASNGIHSEEVKELTVKSPSKRVLYREFVVREGERNGEVADKVSKRKEEIAVSHIPVRIVEEKRAMLDGVYELSAKVSQSAVIQEKVERQIDYVEDEKVKHSEIRKVTKQQSSIGLSPPAEETELSPSKSPDSLECSPGKEFPSSDIADPGASDYLNKVAPLVSTEGVKEIKTLPVYVSFVQVGKQYEKEVQQGSIKKIVSQESKTVQETRGTFYTARQQKQPPSPQGSPEDDTLEQVSFIDSSGKSPLTPETPSSEEVSYEFTSKTPDSLIAYIPGKPSPIPEVSEESEEEAEAKTTSVKQAEVEEPQIDKTLPNLINKDSNKRPKGNRVAYIEFPPPPPLDADQGESEKKPHYSTESEMEMTEVNLQDEHDKCQLAEPVIRVQPPSPVPPGADVSDSSDDESLYQPVPLKKYTFKLKELEDDHKETSKPKAPEKIEKQKELGHPTSGKPNEFDNGVDSPQNDVVQNGSNNDQSVTECSIATTAEFSHDTDATEIDSLDGYDLQDEDDGLTESDSKLAGPAVETKKDVWTTEGILKQTDRCFSQSKLEVIEEEGKVGPEEDKTPSKGPSSDKAGDKSDKKSGAQFFSLEGRHPDRTVFPDSYFSYKVDEEFATPFKTVATKSLDFDPWSNNRGDDEVFETKSREDEAKPFGLAVEDRSQATTPDTTPARTPTDESTPTSEPNPFPFHEGKMFEMTRSGAIDMSKRDFVEERLQFFQIGEHTSEGKSGDKGEGDKSTVTAITQPQAGDSTVETTLERPVETTAVENKPGIQASGDCMEQTLGSNSLEKSSAAVNASKVDPKLRTPIKMGISASTMTLKKDGPGEVTDKIEAVMPSGEGLENETVEVIASSASSQTSCRQTENTDFPKDNFNNNNNLDSSAVPTDDIPCNVVLKEHLEPKCSLQKANQAKSTSGKGTGTTQGHRVRDKQKPHGEQQKSTELVGARGKSKLPVKASSVKQVFSQNNLQSNTGSKAKEASKPDKAKQNNSSPCLEARSRIPVKNTHRSNVARRTPALPKQEQVEKEKPKQLPSKLPVKVRSTSVTMTTVKVKKNQLREVCKHSIEYFKGISGETLKLVDRLSDEEKKMQSEVSDDEEDSTSRNTSLSEATQVYLPSITPKSARDMRTEAASIKSKSEKADSERRRSKRTGPQSPCERTDIRMAIVADHLGLSWTELARELNFSVDEINQIRVENPNSLIAQSFMLLKKWVTRDGKNATTDALTSVLTKINRIDIVTLLEGPIFDYGNISGTRSFADENNVFHDPIDGYPSIQVELETPTGLRFVPPTPLHQDDFLSDTSSLESPLRTPSRLSDVVVTSQGHVDGTAAAPPVVTEEDTSLDDSRVDFSVPREGTPKDISLGESQLEEVDLKDFPRYLGSYGISKDAKQRQSEETSKRGVRTEQPEREKSGTDEEMTAEKFKSLFEDIHLEEGAESEEMTEERVWSILKGVQQAEREMSSITGWQPDSSSVSEAPTSGRRIGGSLLDRLDESSDQCRDSVTSYVKGEAGKPETNGSLSESTSEAKTKSYIQEALNDVGKHSDKETLKTKSQISTGTDEQTLSSAAYQKSLEETSKPTTEGSKTSVPVSVKKMGWSTSEDGKPRTSIQEEEGAVMSEQKQGEAYKVKTKKEVRHVEKKSYS